The window ATTTTGGGCTGGCATTTTTCTACAAAGTGACTAGACTATATTTTAATTATACCCTATTTAAATGTACAACAGCTTATATGCTGCCCATGAAATTGCTTTAGCCCATCCGGTATCTCTTGCTTAATATGAAACGCTGGATTTTTACTGCTTTATGCCTATTAATAATCTTCCCCACATCAGCTTTGGCCCAGACCAATGTTGAAGTGGATGCTAAAGACAACCCTTTGAAGATTACGGGTTGGTTGAATGAGAAAGATTCCCTGGTAGGTAGCATCCGCCTAACCGCTCCAGCGGAGGTAGAACAATTGATGTTTCTGCCTTCTGATTTGAAGCGTCAAGGAGCGGATGGCGCGATCGCACGTCAGCAAATCCAGTTTATCGGAGAACCCAAACTAAAAGCAGGTATTCCCAAGGATTTTCAGGTAAAGGTTTCTAATGCGGAGTTACCGGGGACTTATCAAGGACAAATTGAGGTGGTACTTTCCAGCCAAAAACGAAAAATAATTCCGCTCATCGTATTAGTAAAAGCCAGACCAAATCTGAAACCTTTGCCGGGGAATGAGCAGATACAGCTTAAATTAACCCAATGTAGTTGGTTGTTAGATTGTGCGTTGGCGCGGTTACTGCTTCCAGCGAGTGCATTTTTGCCACAGTGGGATTTGACATTTGACAACTCAGTAGATGCCCCTGTAAAAGTTACTGGCGCTGAGGTGGTATTGAAAGGAGAGCAGACTGGTTATCAGTTAACTAAAACCCAAATTCAACTACCTAATATCCCTCAAAGTTTATCACCAGATCGAATTGTTCGTTTGCCTTTAATATGGGAGCGCTCGAAGATTCCCCCAGACCGTTATACGGGAGCGGTTTACTTGACTTTAGAAGATGCCAACGAGCGTTTAATTATTCCCGTCAATTTGACAATGCGGATTTCTCCTTTGATGCCACTTTTAGTGTTATTTCTGGGCATTGTTTTAGGCAGGTTAGTTAAGTATATGCAAGAAAAGGGTATTCCCCAAGCTGAAGCATTAGGTAAGGTAAAGGAACTAGAGCAGCAAGTTGATAAGACTAATGAGGGCGATCGAGACATTCTCACTCCAATGGTGGGAAAAGCCAAGCAGTTAGTGCAGCGAATGAAATTAGAATCAGTAACAGCAGAAGTAGAAAAAATTTCTGCTCGTTTGGATTGTTTACAAAAACTACGAACCTTAGAGCAGAAGTTAGAGCCATTCAAGGCTCATCCGCAAGTTAAAGGAGATACTGGTATTCTGAAAAAGATTAGTGAGGTGCGAATAAAAATTGAGTTAGAGCAGGATGAGCAGGCAAAAACTTTATTGGAAGAGGTGCAGGCAGATATAGCTAAATTAAAAAGTTCTCAGACGATGATGGGGCCAGGTCAAACACCTGATATCAAAATATCAGAAGTGGTTAAGGGAGTAACGGACGCTGTTGTAGCTGTTAGTAATGCTGTCCAAATTGGAGTAAAAAAACCTGTAGCTAAATGGGTAAAAGGATTGCAGCGATCGCTCATCTTCCTATCGGGTAGTGAGTTTCGGGCAGAAGCAACTTACTGGTTTGCACGACCGTTGTTTTCTCTAGCGTTGTTGATTGGATTGTCAATAGTAGGAATTCGCACTCTTTATGTGGAGAAGGGAACAACGTTCGGTGCTGATCCATTTTCCGATTATTGGGGATTAGTTATTTGGGGATTGAGTGCAGATATTGCCAGCCGCAGTTTGAGTAATTTGTCAGAAGGAAGTGCAAAAAAAGAGTAATTTTGTGGAACTTAATTATTGGTTCCTATTCCATCACAGAGGTGGCGATCGCTATTACTAACGTTAGGATTATTTTTTAAATAATCGCGTACCCAATCACACCCTTTGCCCAATAAATAATCTACATCCAGGTTCCACATAGTTATCACACCAGTATGCACGGCCAGAATTTTACCATTGCTAATAAAATTAAGATTATGGACACTAGAACCTTGAGTTTTAAAAGATTTTATTTCTTTTCCATCAACACTCCAAAGCTTGATTGTGCCATCATACTTAGTGCCACTACCACTAGCAGAAGCGAATATTTGCCCATCTGGTCTAAAACTTAAACTTGAAACCGCAGAGGTGTGTCCTTGAAGTATTTGAGGTTTTGTTCCCGTGAGACTCCAAATAATGATATTTCCATTCTCGTTCCCTGCTACTAAAGTTTTGCTATCTGGGCTAAAGCTCAAACTGGTGATGGGATAAGAGCTTCCTGTTAAAGAGCGGAACTCTGTTCCCTCGGCACTCCAAAGCTTTACAGTATTATTACTAGCGGAAGCAATAATTTTACCATCGGGGCTATAATAAACTATTGTGCTTCCTCCTTTAAGGCTTTTTATTTCTGTGCCATCAAGACGAAAAACTTTTATAGTGCCATCTTTTTTACCAACAGCAATAGTTTTACCATCTAGGCTTAAGCTAGGCTTACCAAAATAATGGCGTTTACCTCCAGAAAATTTATCGAAATTTTCTCTGATAATTGTTTTAATTTTTCCTGTTTTCATCCCCCAAACTTGAAGAATATACTCATTGCTATAATTACTAGAAATAAGCAGTTGTCCGTCAGAAATGAAATTTATATTAAAATTTATAATACTTTCTGGCAAAATATTCTCTGCAATAGTTTTACGAAGACTGCCGTCTGAGTCCCAAATTTTTATAGATCCATCGCCATTAGCTGTAGCAATGGTTTTAGTATCTGGACTGTAACTTATATCATGTAAAGAAAAATTACCAGGTTTAAAAATTTCTTTATTAATACCTTCAGGCATCCAAATTTTTATTGTTTTATCGCTGCTAGATGAAACTAACATTTTATTATCTAAACTGAAGTTAACATCCGTAACCATAGAAGTATGCCCAAACAATCTTTTTTCCATCTGCAAGCTATTGTTAGACCATGTCCAGAGTTTGATATCGCTTCCAGTACCAAAGGTAGCAATTTTATCACCATTAAGACTAAAGTTTACTCCTATTATACCTGAGTCGTAAGAGTCATCAAATCTTTCAATCTCTTGCCCATTAGAATCCCACAGTATGCCTTTATTTAGCTCTTCAACAGAAGCAATTATTTTGAATAGCTTGAATGCCGGACTAAAACTTAAACTGCTAACGCTCCTATTGTGCTTTAAGGTGATATTTTCTTTACCTTTGAGACTCCAAAGTTTAACAGTACCACTGGTGTGATTATCACCAGAAGCGATGATATTGTCATCAGGACTAAAACTTAAAACGCTTACCCAACTTGCTGGTTGCAATGGATGTTGAAAAGATTGCCGTTCTTCGCCGTTGCGTTTCCATAGCTTGATTTGTCCTTGACGATTAACGGTAGCAATAGTTGTACCATCAGAATTAACGCTGGTCAAAATTATATCTTTAGTCTGGCTTTTAAAACTATAGAGTTCCTTACCATTAAAGTTCCAGATTTTGATGCGACCGCCCTCAGTAGCAGCAACTATAGTATTACTCTTGGAACTAAAGCTGACGCTACTGGCTAAATAATTTTCATTACCGAATTCAGAATTTGGTTTGAGGTTAATATGAGTTTTTTCTGTTCCATCTATATTCCATATTTTGATAGTGCCGTCCTCCCTAACAGCAGCAATATTCTGACCATCAGAAGAGAACGAAGCGCGAATAAACTGTTTGTTATAACCTTCCAAACGATTGTGCTCTCTCACGCCATAGACTGCTTGTAGTAAAGTACCCACAACTCGCATTTCAGTATCGGCACTTATGCCAAATTCTCTTTTCATTTGCTTCCCTGTTCGGATGCTTTGTAAAAGTGCATCAAACTCTTTGCTTGAGGCAAACAATGCTTCTGAAGATTGACTGGCAGCGATAAGTTGAGCATTTTTCTCAGCAATGACAGCACGCCACCATCCTATCCCCGCAGTAAGCGCAAGAACAAAACCAACTACAGAAAAGCTAGTCAACCGTATAATAGTTCTGCGGCGTTGGCGATCGCGCTCTGCTTGTATGCGATCGCGTTCTTTCCGACTCTCCTCAATAAACTCCCCCGCTAAACTCGACAGTGACACAATACCCACCTCATTCTGAAGAAACTTTTCAGCTTCCCCCAACCTCAACCCTGTCAATAAATAATCTTTAGACTTTTCTTTATCTCGCCACTCTTCAGCCGAGGCTTGAATTTTTCGCTCAGTTCTAATTGCCTCTCGGTTATTATCTAGTAACTCTCGTAACCTCGACCAATGGCGAATCAGTGCCTCATGCGCCACATCTACTACTGCTACCTTCTCTTGTCCTTTTCGTTGCTCGCTGGTAACAATTAACTTTGCTAGAGCTAATTTTTGAATTACTCCCTTTACCAAAACTGCTGATTGTGATTGAGTGATTAAATCCTGTTGAGGAACTTGCTTACGAGTATCAGGAGTTCCTTCTCCTAACTGAGTTAACTTGATAAAAATCTGGTCAGCTACTCGTTGTTCCTCACCTGAAAGCTGCTTATAAGTTTGTTCTGCTAGATTTTCTAGAGTTTTTTGTACTCCACCCAATCTATTATAAGTGTCTAACTTCAACCAATTCAGTGTTTGTCCTTGCCACAATTGCTCTAGCGTGTAAGACAATAAGGGTAGCATTCCTGGTTCAGGTTCGCGTGTGTGCTGCTCTATTTCAACTCCCAAATCCTTAAGAATGACATTGATTAAATTTTCCTCAACTTTACGCCCTAGTTTTTTCGCAGGTTCGACAATCGCCTGCCTCAACTCCTGAGCATTCATCGGCGTTACCATCACCAAATTGGCCTGAATCAACTCAGCTAATTCTCGGTAAGCAGCACACTTGCCCAAAAAATCATCCCGCATTGCAAAGATAAGACAGAGTTTATTCCCCGTTTGTTTGAGCGCTCCCAACAAACTAGAGATAAATTGCTGTCGGTCAATCTGACTTTGACAAACGGTAAAAACCTCCTCAAATTGATCCACAATCAGCACGGTACGGAGCGATTTAGAGGCTCTAATCAGCCGTGCCAAACCTGTTGCTCCCTCTGTGATCGCATCCTCAGCCTCTTTTAACTGTCCTGCACGCTCAATATCCGTTACTTCCTCATCCAGAAACACCGTTGCCAAACTCACCAACGGCTGCTCCCCTGGTGTAAAAATCCGAATTTTCCATTGC of the Ancylothrix sp. D3o genome contains:
- a CDS encoding caspase family protein, whose product is MNRDALVVGINNYPFLKDSPASKAKHLKTPANDAEAIAQRLEEYGGFRVRRLPESIQQGQRRISSTTGSLVQADTLEDAIIQLFNPVGESFPQTALLYFIGHGLRKNRGGVTEGFLATSDTDPRKNQWGVSLRWLRELLQKSPVQQQLVWLDCCYSGELFNFAEADLGTAERERTRFFIAGAREFEPAEEDIEGQHGVFSLALWEGLDPRRHPEGMVNNDLLIEYIAQTLKDVPQQPIWYNPNSEIILTGEQEKIFISTPDGDCPYKGLRFFDVEDAGYFYGREALTQKLIERVQVGKGNFLAVLGVSGSGKSSLLRAGLMYQLQQERRLPGTEQWKIRIFTPGEQPLVSLATVFLDEEVTDIERAGQLKEAEDAITEGATGLARLIRASKSLRTVLIVDQFEEVFTVCQSQIDRQQFISSLLGALKQTGNKLCLIFAMRDDFLGKCAAYRELAELIQANLVMVTPMNAQELRQAIVEPAKKLGRKVEENLINVILKDLGVEIEQHTREPEPGMLPLLSYTLEQLWQGQTLNWLKLDTYNRLGGVQKTLENLAEQTYKQLSGEEQRVADQIFIKLTQLGEGTPDTRKQVPQQDLITQSQSAVLVKGVIQKLALAKLIVTSEQRKGQEKVAVVDVAHEALIRHWSRLRELLDNNREAIRTERKIQASAEEWRDKEKSKDYLLTGLRLGEAEKFLQNEVGIVSLSSLAGEFIEESRKERDRIQAERDRQRRRTIIRLTSFSVVGFVLALTAGIGWWRAVIAEKNAQLIAASQSSEALFASSKEFDALLQSIRTGKQMKREFGISADTEMRVVGTLLQAVYGVREHNRLEGYNKQFIRASFSSDGQNIAAVREDGTIKIWNIDGTEKTHINLKPNSEFGNENYLASSVSFSSKSNTIVAATEGGRIKIWNFNGKELYSFKSQTKDIILTSVNSDGTTIATVNRQGQIKLWKRNGEERQSFQHPLQPASWVSVLSFSPDDNIIASGDNHTSGTVKLWSLKGKENITLKHNRSVSSLSFSPAFKLFKIIASVEELNKGILWDSNGQEIERFDDSYDSGIIGVNFSLNGDKIATFGTGSDIKLWTWSNNSLQMEKRLFGHTSMVTDVNFSLDNKMLVSSSSDKTIKIWMPEGINKEIFKPGNFSLHDISYSPDTKTIATANGDGSIKIWDSDGSLRKTIAENILPESIINFNINFISDGQLLISSNYSNEYILQVWGMKTGKIKTIIRENFDKFSGGKRHYFGKPSLSLDGKTIAVGKKDGTIKVFRLDGTEIKSLKGGSTIVYYSPDGKIIASASNNTVKLWSAEGTEFRSLTGSSYPITSLSFSPDSKTLVAGNENGNIIIWSLTGTKPQILQGHTSAVSSLSFRPDGQIFASASGSGTKYDGTIKLWSVDGKEIKSFKTQGSSVHNLNFISNGKILAVHTGVITMWNLDVDYLLGKGCDWVRDYLKNNPNVSNSDRHLCDGIGTNN